The genomic window CGCTTTTTTCAGTTTGTGAAATTCATGGTTATTTAACTGGTGAGCATGAGTATTGCCCAAAATGTGATGAAGAAATCTTAAAAAAGGAGTTAGAAAATGATAAAAAAACAAGAATTGCTTGAAAAAAACAGTGAAAAAAGAAAAAAGTGTATGGTTTATACTAGGGTTATGGGTTACCATAGACCAGTTGAGAGTTTTAATATAGGAAAAAAAGGTGAACACAATCAAAGAATTAAATTCATTGAATCAAAAGATTGTATATGATTTAACTAAATTTACAACAACAGATTATGTAGGACAACTCTCTTGCATAATTTGGTTTGTTTCTTGTAATTTTAGATGTTTGTATTGCTATAATGATAATATAGTTTATACAAAAGAGGGAAAATACTCTCAAAATGATATTTTGGATTTTTTAAAAACAAGAGTTGGATTATTAGATTCTGTAGTTTTATCAGGTGGAGAAGCGACAGTTCATAATGTTATACCAATTTGCAAAGAGATAAAAAAACTTGGGTTTAAAATAAAACTTGATACCAATGCTACTAATCTAAAACAAATTAAAGAGCTGATTAATTTAAATTTATTAGATTACATAGCTATTGATTTTAAAGCACCAAAATACAAATTTAAAGAACTTACATGTGTAAGTATCTATGATAATAGTATTAAGACTATACAATATTTAATAAATATAGGTTTTAATTTTGAACTCAGATCCACTATAAACTCAGCACTTTTAGATGAAAATGATATAAATGAGATGATAAAAATTATAAAAGAGTTAAACTATAAAAATATTTACTATCTACAAAATTTTCTCGAAACACCTTCTAATATAGGGAATATTTCCAAAGCCCAAGATATAGATAAAAGTAAAATAAATTCTTTAGATTTAATCATTCAATACAGAAATTAAATATCCTTGAGAAGATATATTTTCTATTAAATCTTTCGAGGTTTTTAATCTTAATCTTTTAATAAAAGTTCTTAATCTTTCATCATTTACTTCTTCATTCCATAAAGATTTTTTGATTGCAGAGCTTGAAACTATATTGTTTTTATTTTTTATTAGAAGATGGAAAAACTCTTTTTCTCTTTTCGTAAGAGTTATTAAAATCGTTTTTTTATATAAAGACATAGAGTTGTTATCAAAAATATACTCATCTTTTAAATTAACTTTTTTTTGTTTATTTAATTTAGGAGCAATTTTATTTATGTGTTCTAGTACTTCTTCAGGATCAAAAGGCTTTATAAAATATTTACTTATACCCAAATCAATAGCTTTTAAAAGTTTTTCCTTTTCTGAGTGGGCACTTAATACTATTATTGGTATAAACTCATCCAATTCTTTTATTTTTTGCGTCATTTGCAAACCATCACAAATGGGCATCATAATATCTGTAATTATAATATCAGGTTTAAAAATTTG from Arcobacter venerupis includes these protein-coding regions:
- a CDS encoding anaerobic ribonucleoside-triphosphate reductase activating protein, with protein sequence MNTIKELNSLNQKIVYDLTKFTTTDYVGQLSCIIWFVSCNFRCLYCYNDNIVYTKEGKYSQNDILDFLKTRVGLLDSVVLSGGEATVHNVIPICKEIKKLGFKIKLDTNATNLKQIKELINLNLLDYIAIDFKAPKYKFKELTCVSIYDNSIKTIQYLINIGFNFELRSTINSALLDENDINEMIKIIKELNYKNIYYLQNFLETPSNIGNISKAQDIDKSKINSLDLIIQYRN
- the nrdD gene encoding anaerobic ribonucleoside-triphosphate reductase, with the protein product MIKKQELLEKNSEKRKKCMVYTRVMGYHRPVESFNIGKKGEHNQRIKFIESKDCI
- a CDS encoding response regulator transcription factor, giving the protein MNKDLLKTLKILIVEDEKRLAQLLKDAISDSFFSVVIAKDGNEGLKKFQIFKPDIIITDIMMPICDGLQMTQKIKELDEFIPIIVLSAHSEKEKLLKAIDLGISKYFIKPFDPEEVLEHINKIAPKLNKQKKVNLKDEYIFDNNSMSLYKKTILITLTKREKEFFHLLIKNKNNIVSSSAIKKSLWNEEVNDERLRTFIKRLRLKTSKDLIENISSQGYLISVLND